The sequence below is a genomic window from Gammaproteobacteria bacterium.
ATTGCGGTGACCGGCTTGTATTTTTATGATAACAAGGTCGTGTCTATTGCAAAAAATGTTAAGCCCTCGCCAAGGGGTGAGCTGGAGATCACAGATGTCACACGTGCTTACCTTGAGGCAGGTGAACTCGATGTGACTTTGTTAGGCCGCGGTGCAGCGTGGTTAGATACGGGAACGCATAGTTCCCTGATGGCCGCGAGTCAATATGTTGAAGTGATTGAGGCAAGACAAGGTTTGAAAATATGCTGCCCTGAAGAAATTGCATGGCGCATGAATTATATTGACGATCAACGCCTTGAGCAAATTGGTAGGACACTGCAAGCCAGTGGTTATGGTAGTTATTTGCTTGGTTTGTTGGAAGAAGCAAGGTGATTAGTTTACTTATATGAAAGTTACACCAACAAAAATACCTGATGTGCTACTCATTGAACCCGCAGTGTTTAAAGATGAACGCGGTTTGTTTATGGAGTTATTTCACGCTTCGCGCTATGCGGAGCATGGCCTTAGCGAGCACTTCGTGCAAGATAATTATTCCATATCTCGACAAGGCACGCTGCGTGGTTTGCATTATCAACTCAAGCATCCTCAGGGTAAGTTGGTGCAAGTCATTGAAGGTGCTGTGTTTGATGTTGCAGTAGATATTCGCCTGGGTTCAGCGACTTACGGCCAGTGGGTAGCCGAAGTGCTGAGTGATGACAATAATAAACAGCTTTATGTGCCACCAGGCTTTGCCCATGGTTTTTGCGTGCTGAGCGAAACCGCTCGGTTTATTTATAAGTGCACCGATGTTTATCAGCCAGAAGATCAACACGGCGTGCTTTGGTCAGATAAAGAGCTTGCTATAGACTGGCCTATCAGTACACCTGTCTTGTCGGATAAAGACAAACAGTTTGCAGCGCTGGCGAATATCGACAAAAACTACTTACCTGTCTATATTGCCTAAGTTATGAAAATACTGGTTACAGGTGCCAACGGTCAGGTCGGGCGGGAATTAGTAATCGCTGCGCAGCAGCAGGCGATTTCCTGTGTCGCTTATGACCGCTCTCAGCTTGATATTAGCAATGCTAATACAGTTAGTAGCGTCATCAATAGACAAAATATTGATCTTGTTATCAATGCCGCTGCTTATACTGCAGTAGATGCGGCAGAAACAAACAGTGATGCTGCCTTTAGCGTCAACCGAGACGGTGTTAAAAACCTCGCGTTGGCCTGTGACCAGCGAGATATCCCGCTTCTTCACATTTCTACTGACTTCATTTTTGGTGGTAATCAGTCTGGAGCCTATAGCGAAGAAGATATCGCAGCGCCTATGAATGTTTACGGAAAAAGTAAGCTCGCTGGCGAAAAAATTTTGGCTAGTACCTTAGAAAAACACATTATTTTAAGAACATCATGGGTGTATAGTGAGCATGGAGCTAATTTTGTAAAAACCATGTTGCGGTTAATGCGCGAACGCGACCAACTGCAAGTTGTTAATGACCAGTGGGGCTGTCCTACCTCAGCACGATCAATTGCCCAAGCATTGCTTGTTATTGCCAGGTTGGTATTAGAAAAAAAGGTACCCGATTGGGGTATTTATCATTTCAGCGCCAAGGGCAGAACCAACTGGTGTGCGTTTGCACAAGAGATTCTGCTGCAGGCGCGACAATATGAGCCGCTAGAGGTGGTAATAGAAGGGATTAGCAGTGAGAATTGGGTAAGCGCGGCAACGCGGCCTAAAAACTCTGAATTTTCTACCGAGAAAATAGCGACGACCTTCGGTATCGAAATTGAGTTTTGGCAGAAGCAACTGTCGCCTGTTATTGAGTATCTTTGCCAACGTTAGTACTTACTTGCTCTGGCTTCCCCTACTATGCGACTTTCTAAAATTCTGGTTCTTCAGGAGAATTAGTGGGTAAGTTGAGTATACGTATAGCGAATTAATAGCGACAGCGATAGCATCGCTGGGATTTTCCGGGGGGATTACAACCTAGTTTAAAATATTTATTCAACCGTTAGTTTGAATTGATAAT
It includes:
- the rfbC gene encoding dTDP-4-dehydrorhamnose 3,5-epimerase, translated to MKVTPTKIPDVLLIEPAVFKDERGLFMELFHASRYAEHGLSEHFVQDNYSISRQGTLRGLHYQLKHPQGKLVQVIEGAVFDVAVDIRLGSATYGQWVAEVLSDDNNKQLYVPPGFAHGFCVLSETARFIYKCTDVYQPEDQHGVLWSDKELAIDWPISTPVLSDKDKQFAALANIDKNYLPVYIA
- the rfbD gene encoding dTDP-4-dehydrorhamnose reductase, producing MKILVTGANGQVGRELVIAAQQQAISCVAYDRSQLDISNANTVSSVINRQNIDLVINAAAYTAVDAAETNSDAAFSVNRDGVKNLALACDQRDIPLLHISTDFIFGGNQSGAYSEEDIAAPMNVYGKSKLAGEKILASTLEKHIILRTSWVYSEHGANFVKTMLRLMRERDQLQVVNDQWGCPTSARSIAQALLVIARLVLEKKVPDWGIYHFSAKGRTNWCAFAQEILLQARQYEPLEVVIEGISSENWVSAATRPKNSEFSTEKIATTFGIEIEFWQKQLSPVIEYLCQR